A region from the Xenopus laevis strain J_2021 chromosome 4S, Xenopus_laevis_v10.1, whole genome shotgun sequence genome encodes:
- the csdc2.S gene encoding cold shock domain-containing protein C2: protein MSSDPTTPTQPLHSPKSPVATSYPFHREGSRLWERSHLFLGELPSPLPTKRTRTYSATARASAGPIYKGVCKQFSRCQGHGFITPENGTEDIFVHISDIEGEYVPVEGDEVTYKMCPVPPKNQKFQAVEVILTHLSPHTKHETWSGQIISS, encoded by the exons ATGTCTTCAGATCCCACCACTCCCACTCAACCTCTCCACTCTCCTAAATCTCCTGTCGCCACATCATATCCGTTCCACAGGGAAGGCAGCAGACTATGGGAAAGAAGTCATCTCTTTTTGGGGGAACTTCCTAGCCCCCTCCCAACCAAGAGGACACGGACATATTCAGC TACTGCACGTGCCTCTGCAGGACCCATTTACAAAGGTGTCTGCAAACAGTTTTCACGTTGCCAAGGTCATGGCTTCATCACCCCTGAAAACGGAACAGAAGATATATTTGTGCACATTTCTGA TATTGAGGGAGAGTATGTGCCAGTCGAAGGAGACGAGGTTACATACAAGATGTGCCCGGTTCCACCCAAGAACCAGAAATTTCAGGCTGTGGAGGTCATCTTAACTCATCTTTCCCCTCACACAAAGCATGAGACATGGTCAGGACAGATCATAAGCTCATAA